A stretch of Bifidobacterium sp. ESL0704 DNA encodes these proteins:
- the menB gene encoding 1,4-dihydroxy-2-naphthoyl-CoA synthase, with protein MASDQTFETVKEYDEILFERLDHIAKITINRPEKRNAFTPKTIEELIDAFTICRDDATVGVIIFTGAGDLAFSSGGDQGVRGNGGYVGSDHVARLNVLDLQHLIRIIPKPVIAMVRGWSVGGGNVLQLVCDLTIAADNAKFGQTGPKVGSFDAGYGSGLLADVIGQKRAKEVWFLGHFYTAEEALQMGWINKVVPLADIEDETIKWCRELLTKSPMALRFIKASMNAATDGLAGLQQLGGDATMLFYTTDEAKEGRDAFNQKRTPNFDQFPKFP; from the coding sequence ATGGCAAGTGACCAAACCTTTGAGACCGTCAAGGAGTATGACGAAATACTCTTCGAGCGGCTCGACCATATAGCCAAAATCACCATCAATCGGCCCGAGAAGCGCAACGCTTTCACACCGAAGACCATCGAGGAGCTGATCGACGCCTTCACGATTTGCCGTGATGACGCGACGGTCGGTGTCATCATCTTCACCGGCGCGGGCGATCTCGCGTTCTCGTCGGGCGGCGACCAGGGAGTGCGCGGCAACGGCGGCTACGTCGGTTCCGATCACGTCGCGCGCTTGAACGTGCTCGACCTGCAACACCTTATCCGCATCATTCCCAAGCCCGTCATCGCGATGGTGCGCGGCTGGTCCGTGGGCGGCGGCAATGTGCTGCAACTGGTCTGCGACCTGACGATCGCGGCAGACAACGCGAAGTTTGGCCAGACCGGGCCCAAGGTCGGCAGCTTCGACGCAGGCTATGGCTCCGGCCTGCTCGCCGACGTCATCGGCCAGAAGCGCGCGAAGGAAGTCTGGTTCCTCGGCCACTTCTACACCGCCGAGGAGGCGCTGCAGATGGGCTGGATCAACAAGGTCGTGCCGCTGGCCGACATCGAGGACGAGACCATCAAGTGGTGCCGCGAGCTGCTGACCAAGTCGCCCATGGCCCTGCGTTTCATCAAGGCCTCCATGAACGCCGCGACCGACGGGCTCGCCGGCCTGCAGCAGCTCGGCGGCGACGCGACCATGCTCTTCTACACCACCGACGAGGCCAAGGAAGGCCGCGACGCGTTCAACCAGAAGCGCACGCCCAATTTCGACCAGTTCCCGAAATTCCCGTGA
- a CDS encoding AMP-binding protein, with protein sequence MDNWVLKRAELTPERLAVDDGEVRYTFREVFERAKALGSALDRFGAFKTRNVALVSDNDLRGYLMAVTLLLYGKTVVWLNKRLTNDELAQQMSDAEVACCLKDDSLPVDLLGDKASGETGVRVLSFDQVFAEAGELKSDGLHSSSVGADTTFRFEAGAGGVVPGDPYGGVAEAGIVDNNGVDVHGATGVVDVASVVGVGISESDAEGLDAAASAIPREFADDQVVSIMFTSGSTGAPKGIQQTVRNHFTSATSVALNLGTEPSDEWLCAVPIFHISGYSIILRGLIFGVAVRLMNHFDAEEMERILAEEPVTWVSVVPTMLKQLVPVHEQRVLVGGGSDGALDVTATMMPGAVSDPFGAERHATSDAALASADGKQADHSADEADSTQLLPSHFGYSSTFKGFILGGEKSDLALLKRCHKLGMVVVRSYGMTETCSQIVGTSTGDGARKLLSSGKPYFTTSMKLASATGEILIKTGALTPGYLNRPGAMEAKKTADGWYKTGDVGHFDVDGYLYIDGRLDNMIISGGEHVFPEEVERVYADCPGIDEIAVASELDEKWGEVPVAYVVCRCDAEAAATAAKKAAADGRNEPDASTVARLREFGRARLAHYKVPKRFYRVDSLPRTSTGKVRRFLLSK encoded by the coding sequence ATGGATAACTGGGTGCTGAAACGGGCAGAGTTGACACCGGAGCGGCTGGCGGTGGATGACGGGGAGGTGCGCTACACCTTCCGTGAGGTGTTCGAACGGGCCAAAGCCCTGGGCTCGGCGCTTGACCGGTTCGGGGCGTTCAAGACGCGGAATGTCGCGCTGGTTTCCGACAACGACCTCCGTGGTTACCTGATGGCCGTTACCCTGCTGCTGTATGGCAAGACGGTGGTCTGGCTCAACAAGCGTCTGACCAATGACGAGCTCGCCCAGCAAATGAGCGACGCCGAAGTCGCCTGCTGTCTGAAGGATGACAGTTTGCCTGTTGACCTGTTGGGCGACAAGGCATCTGGCGAGACCGGCGTCCGTGTGCTGAGTTTTGATCAGGTGTTCGCCGAAGCCGGCGAATTGAAGTCCGATGGCCTTCATTCCAGCTCAGTTGGTGCCGATACAACGTTCAGATTTGAGGCTGGCGCCGGTGGCGTGGTACCCGGTGACCCTTATGGGGGCGTGGCCGAAGCCGGAATCGTGGACAATAATGGCGTGGATGTTCACGGCGCGACCGGCGTTGTTGATGTTGCCAGCGTTGTCGGCGTGGGCATCAGCGAATCTGATGCCGAAGGTTTGGATGCTGCTGCTTCGGCGATTCCGAGGGAATTCGCCGACGATCAGGTGGTCAGCATCATGTTCACCTCCGGGTCGACGGGTGCGCCGAAAGGCATTCAGCAGACCGTGCGCAACCACTTCACCTCGGCGACGAGCGTGGCGCTCAATCTCGGCACCGAACCGTCCGACGAATGGCTGTGCGCCGTGCCGATTTTCCATATCAGTGGATATTCCATTATTCTGCGTGGCCTGATTTTCGGCGTCGCCGTGCGGCTGATGAACCATTTCGACGCTGAAGAGATGGAACGGATCTTGGCCGAAGAGCCAGTGACTTGGGTTTCGGTAGTGCCCACGATGCTCAAACAGCTGGTGCCGGTACATGAGCAGCGTGTGTTGGTCGGAGGAGGATCTGACGGCGCACTGGACGTGACGGCAACCATGATGCCGGGCGCGGTTTCGGACCCGTTTGGCGCGGAACGACATGCTACGTCGGATGCGGCGCTTGCGTCGGCAGACGGAAAGCAAGCGGACCATTCGGCAGATGAAGCCGATTCGACGCAGCTGTTGCCTTCTCATTTCGGTTATTCGTCGACGTTCAAAGGTTTTATTCTGGGCGGAGAGAAGTCTGACCTTGCATTGCTGAAGCGTTGCCATAAGCTCGGTATGGTGGTCGTGCGTTCATACGGCATGACCGAAACCTGCTCGCAGATTGTCGGCACAAGCACGGGCGACGGCGCTCGAAAGCTGCTTTCCAGCGGCAAGCCATACTTCACCACTTCGATGAAGCTGGCCAGCGCGACCGGCGAGATTCTCATTAAAACAGGAGCGCTGACTCCCGGATACCTGAATCGGCCCGGTGCGATGGAAGCCAAGAAAACCGCTGACGGCTGGTATAAGACGGGCGATGTCGGTCATTTTGACGTCGACGGCTATCTTTATATCGACGGCAGGCTCGACAACATGATCATCTCCGGCGGCGAGCATGTCTTCCCCGAAGAGGTCGAGCGGGTCTACGCCGACTGCCCGGGCATCGACGAGATTGCCGTCGCTTCCGAGCTGGACGAGAAGTGGGGCGAGGTGCCGGTCGCCTACGTGGTGTGCCGTTGCGATGCTGAGGCTGCGGCTACGGCTGCCAAAAAGGCTGCTGCCGACGGTCGCAATGAGCCGGATGCTTCCACGGTTGCGCGGTTGCGCGAATTTGGCCGTGCTCGCCTCGCGCATTATAAGGTGCCGAAGCGGTTCTACCGGGTCGATTCCTTGCCGCGGACCAGCACCGGCAAGGTGCGAAGGTTCCTGCTGAGTAAGTGA
- a CDS encoding PaaI family thioesterase encodes MSFANYLGIRQQEISATKVILTLPVTENLLQPFGALHGGVNAVLAEEAASLGALARLDKAHVPVGIDVSTHHFRPVSSGTLTATATPDFVGRTTQTWRVEVRMGSKLTSVSTVTLAVRERR; translated from the coding sequence ATGTCATTTGCAAACTACCTAGGAATCCGCCAACAAGAGATCTCAGCCACGAAGGTCATCCTGACCTTGCCGGTCACCGAAAACCTGCTCCAGCCATTCGGCGCGCTGCACGGCGGGGTGAACGCCGTGCTCGCCGAGGAAGCCGCGAGCCTAGGCGCCTTGGCACGCCTCGACAAGGCCCACGTCCCCGTCGGCATCGACGTTTCGACCCACCATTTTCGTCCGGTTTCTTCAGGCACGCTGACGGCCACCGCCACCCCTGATTTCGTCGGCCGGACAACGCAGACCTGGCGTGTGGAGGTACGGATGGGCAGCAAACTCACCAGCGTCTCGACGGTGACGCTGGCCGTGCGCGAGCGCCGATAA
- a CDS encoding ClC family H(+)/Cl(-) exchange transporter, with translation MATVGISRRSQWIVAARAVACGLVAGVLVTCYRQGIEWGTQFARWMYPQIRSNPWLIAPWALAAALVGLFVAWLIRLEPMASGSGIPQVEGVVRLGLKMRAGIVLVVRFAGGLLCGMFGLSLGREGPSIQIGAASSQGMTQIARRLRRQGGTVTESADAAGLNHVDAGTNARASNASHLGVNTGKAIYANMQESGTVVAGGMASNINIADEADSAATVANGIDAATNVANDAVAVTDTNTVTDTNVDDVAAVTDTNTVTNTNAVAVDAADNVNTVNNAATVTDTNATSATSANGRLADGDFPPKAHRQADGSEGAGGPKTAETNILITAGAAAGLSSAFNAPLSGMMFALEEVHHNFSPVILLSAAAASLSADLVSKYWFGLKPVLDFARLTQLSLPEYWWMIPLGLVAGLIGVSMNKLLLGFQTLYNKLPWWIRPMISLAVALPVGIFLPQVLGGGESLIGFAERATGGVTFLVILLVVKMLFTSTSFGSGVPGGIFMPILAVGTLTGSVFGVSLHAIEINGNPIVEAKIIPLFAVCAMAGALTASVKAPMTSILLTVEMSGTLMHMLPVAACSFIALLVSDLTGTKPIYDALLDRYMAGHSGQLPGTVASR, from the coding sequence ATGGCAACGGTGGGTATATCGCGGCGCAGCCAGTGGATTGTGGCGGCGCGTGCGGTGGCCTGCGGCCTGGTTGCTGGGGTGCTGGTCACCTGCTACCGCCAGGGTATCGAATGGGGTACGCAGTTCGCGCGCTGGATGTACCCGCAAATCCGCAGCAATCCGTGGCTTATCGCGCCCTGGGCTCTTGCAGCCGCGCTTGTCGGCCTATTCGTCGCCTGGCTGATACGGCTCGAGCCGATGGCGTCCGGCAGTGGCATCCCACAAGTCGAGGGCGTCGTGCGGCTTGGCTTGAAGATGCGGGCGGGCATAGTGCTCGTCGTCAGGTTCGCAGGTGGTCTGCTCTGCGGCATGTTCGGCCTGTCGCTCGGACGCGAAGGCCCGTCGATCCAGATCGGTGCCGCCTCCAGCCAGGGTATGACACAAATTGCGAGAAGGCTTCGCCGTCAAGGCGGAACCGTTACAGAATCGGCCGATGCGGCTGGTTTGAACCATGTGGATGCGGGCACGAACGCCAGAGCAAGCAACGCCTCGCACCTCGGTGTGAATACGGGTAAAGCCATATATGCAAATATGCAGGAATCCGGCACCGTCGTAGCGGGGGGAATGGCCAGTAACATCAATATTGCCGACGAAGCCGACAGTGCCGCCACTGTCGCCAATGGCATCGATGCCGCTACCAATGTCGCCAATGATGCCGTTGCTGTCACCGATACAAATACTGTCACCGATACAAATGTCGATGACGTCGCTGCTGTCACCGATACCAATACCGTCACCAATACAAATGCCGTTGCTGTCGATGCCGCCGATAATGTCAATACTGTCAATAACGCCGCTACCGTCACCGATACAAATGCCACCAGTGCCACCAGTGCCAACGGCCGCCTAGCCGATGGCGATTTTCCGCCGAAAGCTCACCGTCAGGCGGATGGCAGCGAAGGCGCGGGCGGGCCCAAAACTGCCGAAACGAATATTCTTATCACCGCAGGCGCCGCCGCCGGCCTTTCCTCCGCGTTCAACGCCCCGCTTTCCGGCATGATGTTCGCGCTTGAAGAGGTTCATCACAACTTTTCGCCGGTCATCCTGCTTTCAGCCGCCGCGGCCTCCCTTTCCGCCGATCTCGTCTCGAAATATTGGTTCGGCCTGAAGCCGGTGCTTGATTTCGCGCGTCTGACACAACTAAGCCTGCCGGAGTATTGGTGGATGATTCCGCTGGGCCTTGTCGCCGGTCTGATCGGCGTGTCGATGAACAAACTGCTGCTTGGTTTCCAGACGCTCTATAACAAATTGCCGTGGTGGATTCGTCCGATGATTTCGCTGGCTGTCGCGCTGCCGGTCGGTATTTTCCTGCCGCAGGTCTTGGGTGGCGGCGAAAGCCTTATCGGTTTCGCGGAACGTGCGACCGGTGGCGTCACATTCCTCGTGATTCTGTTGGTCGTCAAGATGCTGTTCACGTCCACGAGCTTCGGCAGCGGCGTGCCCGGCGGGATCTTCATGCCGATTCTCGCGGTCGGTACGCTCACCGGTTCCGTTTTCGGGGTCTCGCTTCATGCGATCGAAATCAACGGGAATCCGATCGTCGAAGCCAAAATCATTCCATTATTCGCCGTGTGCGCGATGGCCGGAGCGCTGACCGCTTCCGTCAAGGCGCCGATGACTTCGATCCTTCTGACCGTTGAAATGAGCGGCACTTTGATGCATATGCTTCCGGTCGCCGCCTGTAGTTTCATTGCCCTGCTGGTATCGGACCTGACCGGCACCAAGCCGATCTACGACGCCCTTCTCGACCGCTATATGGCCGGCCACTCGGGGCAACTTCCGGGAACCGTCGCAAGCCGGTAG
- a CDS encoding DASS family sodium-coupled anion symporter, with the protein MASASTKKKIPLIVFLLCCVGLVAMWFTPAPAHVQTAGWHSFAIVLFFLAGCVLNVAPLSILSLTMMSLLGLTFTMPAGTLISFFGSGPVWLVLFAFFMAIGFRKTNLGARMAYWLIAHFGRSPLALAYVMAICDLILAPVIPNTNARGAGILFPINQSLVEALDEPKDPSKRSVSSFLTLATFHLNLIIGGLFLTSMATNPLVASMAASTFHITISWFQWFAYASVPTLLAAVIVPIVILAIHHPESQSADLSVVHKTAQDALKKMPKMAVNEYLMIAAFVLVVILWGTSSVTKLDNTIIALLGLTVLLVLRIIDLDDVFAEKQGWNILLWLAPLIGVTGYLNETGVVGWIKKVLTSSVAGIPAWLAIVVIVLLYLYVHYLLTSVLVHVQTFFIPFALILVSLGVPPIVATMLLGLLTCVSPGTTHYGTGTASIYFSTGYVSQKEWWKTGFIVSLVNLVIYAGVGTLWWKLLGLW; encoded by the coding sequence ATGGCTTCCGCCTCGACCAAGAAGAAAATCCCGCTTATTGTGTTTCTGCTCTGCTGCGTAGGACTGGTGGCGATGTGGTTCACGCCCGCTCCGGCGCATGTGCAGACCGCCGGCTGGCATAGCTTCGCCATCGTGCTCTTCTTCCTGGCCGGCTGCGTGCTCAACGTCGCGCCGCTGTCGATTCTGTCGCTGACGATGATGTCGCTGCTGGGCCTGACCTTCACCATGCCGGCTGGTACGCTCATCTCGTTCTTCGGGTCCGGGCCGGTGTGGCTCGTGCTTTTCGCGTTCTTCATGGCCATCGGCTTCCGCAAGACCAATCTCGGCGCGCGCATGGCCTACTGGCTCATCGCGCATTTCGGCCGCAGTCCGCTGGCGCTGGCCTACGTCATGGCCATCTGCGACCTCATCCTGGCGCCGGTCATCCCCAACACCAACGCGCGCGGCGCCGGCATCCTCTTCCCCATCAACCAGTCGCTGGTCGAAGCGCTTGACGAGCCGAAAGATCCGAGCAAACGTTCGGTCAGTTCGTTCCTCACCTTGGCCACGTTCCACTTGAACCTCATCATCGGCGGGCTCTTCCTCACCTCAATGGCCACGAATCCGCTGGTGGCAAGTATGGCCGCCAGCACCTTCCATATCACAATCTCATGGTTCCAATGGTTCGCCTACGCCAGCGTGCCCACGCTGCTCGCGGCCGTGATAGTGCCGATTGTCATCCTCGCCATCCATCACCCGGAAAGCCAGAGTGCCGACCTCTCCGTCGTTCACAAAACCGCCCAGGATGCGTTGAAGAAGATGCCGAAGATGGCCGTCAACGAGTATCTGATGATCGCCGCGTTCGTTCTAGTCGTCATCCTTTGGGGCACCTCGTCGGTCACCAAGCTCGACAACACCATCATCGCGCTGCTCGGCCTGACCGTCCTGCTCGTCCTGCGTATCATCGACCTCGATGACGTCTTCGCCGAAAAGCAGGGCTGGAACATCCTGCTGTGGCTCGCGCCGCTTATCGGCGTCACCGGCTACCTCAACGAGACCGGCGTGGTCGGCTGGATCAAGAAGGTCCTCACCTCAAGCGTGGCGGGCATCCCGGCATGGCTGGCTATCGTGGTCATCGTGTTGCTCTACCTTTATGTGCACTACCTGCTTACCAGCGTGCTCGTCCACGTGCAGACGTTCTTTATTCCGTTCGCGCTCATCCTGGTCTCACTTGGGGTGCCGCCGATTGTGGCGACCATGCTGCTCGGCCTGTTGACCTGCGTCTCCCCCGGCACGACCCACTACGGCACCGGCACTGCGTCGATCTACTTCTCGACCGGATACGTCAGCCAAAAGGAATGGTGGAAGACCGGCTTTATCGTCAGTCTCGTCAACCTCGTCATCTACGCCGGCGTCGGCACCCTTTGGTGGAAACTGCTCGGCCTGTGGTAA
- a CDS encoding adenylosuccinate synthase: protein MPGIVLIGAQWGDEGKGKATDLIGTKVDYVARFNGGNNAGHTVVVGDETYALHLLPSGVVNPHVTPVIGNGVVVDPEVLFEEIDGLEARGVDCSKLRVSESAQVIAPYHRVIDKVTERFLGKHKIGTTGRGIGPAYADKINRVGIRVHDLFDADRLHDKVEASLHQKNQMLVKLYNRRPIDVDETTDELLKLGERLKPYATNTSLLLNKAIADGKTVLFEGGQATMLDVDHGTYPFVTSSNPTAGGACTGTGVGPTKIDRVIGVAKAYVTRVGEGPFPTELLDDSGEWLRAQGHEFGVTTGRPRRCGWFDAVVTRYATQVNGLTDIVLTKLDVLTGLNEIPICVAYDVDNGDGTYTRYDDMPIDQEAFANAKPVYETMPGWTEDISKVHKFEDLPANTQAYVKRLEEISNCRISAIGTGPQRDHIIEVRSLVD from the coding sequence ATGCCTGGAATTGTTCTGATTGGTGCTCAATGGGGAGATGAAGGCAAAGGCAAGGCGACCGACCTTATCGGTACGAAGGTCGACTATGTCGCGCGCTTCAACGGTGGCAACAATGCGGGCCATACGGTGGTCGTCGGCGACGAGACCTATGCGCTGCACCTGCTGCCCAGTGGTGTGGTGAACCCGCACGTCACGCCGGTCATCGGCAACGGCGTCGTGGTTGATCCTGAAGTGCTCTTTGAGGAGATTGATGGACTTGAAGCCCGCGGCGTGGACTGCTCGAAACTGCGCGTCAGCGAATCCGCGCAGGTCATTGCGCCGTACCACCGCGTTATCGACAAGGTGACCGAACGCTTCCTCGGCAAGCACAAGATCGGTACCACCGGCCGCGGCATCGGCCCGGCCTACGCCGACAAGATTAACCGTGTGGGCATCCGCGTGCACGATCTCTTCGACGCCGACCGCTTGCACGACAAGGTCGAGGCCAGCCTGCACCAGAAGAACCAGATGCTCGTCAAGCTTTACAACCGCCGTCCGATTGATGTCGACGAGACCACCGACGAACTGCTGAAGCTCGGTGAGCGCTTGAAGCCTTACGCGACCAACACTTCGCTGCTCTTGAACAAGGCGATTGCCGATGGCAAGACCGTGCTCTTCGAGGGCGGCCAGGCCACGATGCTCGACGTTGACCATGGCACGTATCCGTTTGTCACTTCTTCCAACCCGACCGCCGGCGGCGCCTGCACCGGCACGGGCGTCGGCCCCACCAAGATCGACCGCGTCATCGGCGTGGCCAAGGCGTATGTCACCCGCGTGGGCGAGGGCCCGTTCCCGACCGAGCTGCTGGACGATTCCGGCGAATGGCTGCGCGCGCAGGGTCATGAGTTCGGCGTGACCACCGGCCGTCCGCGTCGTTGCGGCTGGTTCGATGCCGTCGTCACCCGTTACGCCACGCAGGTTAATGGCTTGACCGACATCGTGCTCACCAAGCTCGACGTGCTGACCGGCCTCAACGAGATTCCGATCTGCGTCGCCTACGATGTCGACAACGGTGACGGCACCTACACCCGCTACGATGACATGCCTATCGACCAGGAGGCGTTCGCCAACGCCAAGCCCGTCTACGAGACCATGCCCGGTTGGACCGAGGACATCTCGAAGGTCCACAAGTTCGAGGATTTGCCGGCTAATACCCAGGCTTATGTCAAGCGGCTTGAGGAGATTTCCAACTGCCGTATCTCCGCCATCGGCACCGGCCCGCAGCGCGACCACATCATCGAGGTGCGCTCGCTCGTCGACTGA